The Leishmania infantum JPCM5 genome chromosome 17 genome segment gcaagagaaaagaaaacaaatCGAAAGAATTCGCAGCTGCCGTCCTCGGGCAGAGAGACAACGACGAGAGCCACACTCGAGCCTCCACTGTCTCGCCCTACTACGGCTGCTCCAtagcacatgcacgcacacagacacatcgGCATACATATAGAGATACATGCACATGtacacgcacatatatatacatgcattCAGCCGCACACATGTACACACTCATACGCATGCCTACAAATAGATGTACATGCGTCCATACATCGGCTCAGTTAGAGGCACGGTTAcctgtgtatgtatgtatacaGATAGATATATTCAGCCGCGCACTtcggcacgcacacgtgcataAACGTGGCACATGGGTACATGAGCACCGCTTCTGGCCTCTCTGTACCAGAAGAAAGAGACAGCGGACAGCAtcgtgtgcgcctcctcagagctgcgccgctgtaCAGCATGCGACGACGGGCCATCGCAGGAAGACTGCCGCTagccgctgtggctgcggaGATGACACATTTCCAGAGCAGTGCGCGAGTGGCGTCAAAAGCCTGGCCACAATCCGCACCAGATCATCGCCTCGCAGGCCGGAGGTCGCCGCAGGGCTCTCTTCAatgcgcgccgcgcacaTTACAGACCGTAGGTCGCTCAGGGACTTTGCGGCCCACACGCCGCATACGCATCGCAGACGGTTCAGCAGagggcggcaccgccgtcagCCCCGAATGCCGTGCCCTCGCACCGTCTGAGATAAAGCTGCCCTCACCCAGCAACGGGTTCATCACCTCAGCTGTCCCAGCGTGCTGCACATCGAGgtccaccgcagcaccgttGTTGCCCACCGGACAGCGGGCCTGCGACACCGTCGCAATCCGAATCGCAAGACGGTTCATCAGCCCCTGGCAGTagtcctcctcgctcacAAGACgactccgcggcggcgcaccaaCGCCCCActtgctcagcagcggctgcagctctcgcacgcgctgcgcaacgGGGTACGGCGCAAAGCAGCTCGCCAACACGAAGGCAatgccagcagcagggccaTTTATCGTGCCCACagacgacagcagcgcgcctgcagcgctcgAGGCCGTGTCCGTCGCTGTATCATCCGGCAGGATCGCCTCGATCTcagtgcgcagcgcagcgtggcggcggccagGCACAGCGTTC includes the following:
- the RAC-B2 gene encoding receptor-type adenylate cyclase b translates to EVKTIGDSFMIACRSAHSAVSLACEIQTKLLKHDWGTEALDRAYREFELARVDTLDDYEPPTARLSEEEYAALWCGLRVRVGIHTGLTDIRYDEVTRGYDYYGDTSNMAARTEAVANGGQAVATEAAWWALSNDERAGIAHTAMGPQGLRGVPFAVEMFQLNAVPGRRHAALRTEIEAILPDDTATDTASSAAGALLSSVGTINGPAAGIAFVLASCFAPYPVAQRVRELQPLLSKWGVGAPPRSRLVSEEDYCQGLMNRLAIRIATVSQARCPVGNNGAAVDLDVQHAGTAEVMNPLLGEGSFISDGARARHSGLTAVPPSAEPSAMRMRRVGRKVPERPTVCNVRGAH